One Tachypleus tridentatus isolate NWPU-2018 chromosome 3, ASM421037v1, whole genome shotgun sequence DNA window includes the following coding sequences:
- the LOC143245963 gene encoding uncharacterized protein LOC143245963 produces the protein MPQVTQCCTGRYEENESYVTEVEEEIDDLVEEAEFENFREITTMQELGGIPILTKPTDMSNTIPDEKVVITLVTYLSARLIDLSEEIRAARILQLAWKRRQIRKEEAKRKAKIKAATVIQRALRKFLHRQQLNKQNRAATIIQCAFKCFVARKRLQSLRIEKLFQHQQLMAVVIQAAYRGFRTRKEMKERLVAAVTLQKYIRSWKARKSYLKFQLAVKTIQSQYRAHIIGCTQRREYIRIRCSIIFIQALVRGWLVRKRLERQQRAAVAIQAVVKGWLARLKYHQLYAAILRLQRVVRAIYHGQQCRMAYLRIRYAVINIQRWYRTKKTRRSFLAKEKLSLYCKHTQEVIWSYLLRKRYLTHRSAVIKLQSYFRMLMARKRFLQIRHAAITLQQHFKATLARNKERLSFLLLLKLVVKVQAQFRMKKARKDFLAYRQAVLVLQARMKGFIARRHYLLIKNYVKKIEDRRIATLNCRKERKEYILKRNAAILIQAAYRGFVERREFCMQKKAVIKLQACVRMYQQRSRYMELCLVTYKMQEGVRAWQCGKEIRRNFLNLKQATITLQTQFRMMKSRKRYLELQVACRRIQKLIRGFLVRKRFRILKWATLVLQERTMLQYHISKGAILTIQAWVRGWICRRLLQKYCNNIVTVQACIRQYLVRKKYIQLKQVVINLQRRYRAVKACRSAKHEFHKVKTAVVTIQAGYRGWKIRQEVRQWHFAATRIQTCFRRYSDRKSFLKLKQAVVVLQKAIKAYLMGQKDRAFYLSLKESVIRIQAAYRGWKLRSALKRRRDGAVIIQTLYRGYRERKKYAAKKEQHWYFKLISELF, from the exons ATGCCCCaagtgactcagtg ctgCACTGGAAGATACGAAGAAAATGAAAGCTACGTTACAGAGGTAGAAGAAGAGATAGATGATCTTGTCGAAGAAGCCGAATTTGAAAACTTCAGAGAAATAACCACG ATGCAAGAGCTTGGAGGTATTCCCATTTTGACTAAACCAACAGATATGTCCAATACTATTCCTGATGAGAAAGTGGTCATCACCCTGGTAACGTATCTCAGTGCACGACTGATTGATCTGAGTGAAGAAATTCGTGCAGCCCGAATTTTACAACTTGCGTGGAAGAGACGACAAATTAGGAAGGAAGAAGCCAAGAGGAAG GCCAAAATTAAAGCTGCAACAGTAATTCAAAGAGCTCTTCGCAAGTTTTTACACCGGCAACAACTGAACAAACAAAACAGGGCAGCGACCATCATTCAGTGTGCctttaaatgttttgtagcaAGGAAACGTTTGCAAAGCTTGCGTATAGAGAAACTATTCCAGCACCAACAGCTGATGGCTGTTGTTATTCAG GCTGCTTACAGAGGCTTCAGAACAAGGAAGGAAATGAAGGAAAGATTAGTTGCTGCTGTTACCTTACAGAAGTATATCCGCTCCTGGAAGGCACGGAAATCTTACTTGAAATTCCAACTGGctgttaaaacaatacaaagcCAATATCGTGCCCACATAATAGGGTGTACACAGAGAAGAGAATATATCCGTATAAGGTGTTCCATCATCTTCATCCAAGCTCTTGTTCGTGGTTGGTTAGTCAGGAAAAGACTGGAAAGACAGCAGCGAGCAGCTGTGGCCATTCAAGCTGTTGTGAAAGGGTGGTTAGCTAGACTAAAATACCATCAATTGTATGCTGCTATTCTTAGACTTCAAAGAGTCGTGAGAGCTATATATCATGGTCAGCAGTGCAGAATGGCTTATCTGAGAATCCGTTATGCAGTAATAAACATACAACGATGGTACAGGACGAAGAAAACTCGACGGAGTTTTCTGGCAAAAGAAAAGCTGTCGTTATATTGCAAGCACACGCAAGAAGTTATTTG GTCCTACCTTCTCCGAAAGAGGTACCTGACCCATAGGTCAGCTGTAATAAAGTTGCAGAGCTACTTTCGTATGTTAATGGCTAGAAAACGTTTTCTTCAGATAAGGCATGCAGCAATCACTCTGCAGCAACATTTTAAAGCTACGTTAGCAAGAAACAAAGAGAGACTGAGTTTCCTTCTACTGCTAAAACTAGTAGTTAAAGTACAAGCACAATTCAGAATGAAAAAAGCTCGAAAAGACTTCCTGGCTTATAGACAAGCTGTATTGGTTTTACAAGCCAGAATGAAAGGGTTTATTGCACGCAGGCATTATTTGTTAATCAAGAATTACGTTAAGAAAATAGAAGATAGACGCATTGCTACTCTAAACTGTCGGAAGGAAAGAAAAGAGTATATTCTGAAAAGAAATGCTGCAATTCTCATCCAAGCTGCATATCGAGGATTCGTGGAAAGACGAGAGTTCTGTATGCAAAAGAAAGCTGTGATAAAACTTCAAGCATGTGTACGAATGTACCAACAAAGATCACGATACATGGAACTCTGTTTGGTTACCTACAAAATGCAGGAAGGAGTGCGTGCTTGGCAGTGTGGAAAAGAAATTCGGAGGAATTTCTTGAACTTAAAACAAGCCACGATCACTTTGCAGACACAGTTTAGAATGATGAAGTCCAGGAAACGTTATTTAGAGCTTCAGGTAGCTTGTAGAAGGATCCAGAAGCTGATACGAGGATTTCTAGTTAGAAAAaggtttagaattttaaaatgggCCACTCTTGTACTCCAAGAAAG AACCATGTTACAGTACCACATCAGTAAGGGAGCTATTCTAACAATACAGGCTTGGGTACGGGGGTGGATATGTAGACGATTGCTGCAGAAGTATTGCAATAATATTGTGACAGTGCAAGCATGCATCAGACAATATCTGGTTAGGAAGAAATACATTCAACTGAAGCAAGTGGTCATCAACCTACAAAGAAGATACAGAGCTGTCAAGGCTTGCAGGTCGGCAAAACACGAGTTTCACAAGGTTAAAACTGCAGTCGTAACAATTCAAGCGGGTTACAGAGGCTGGAAAATTCGGCAAGAAGTTCGTCAGTGGCATTTTGCTGCAACAAGGATTCAGACTTGCTTCAGAAGATACTCAGATCGCAAGTCTTTTCTTAAACTTAAACAAGCAGTAGTAGTTTTACAGAAAGCTATCAAAGCATATTTGATGGGACAGAAAGATAGAGCTTTCTACTTGAGCTTGAAGGAGTCTGTGATAAGAATCCAGGCAGCATATCGGGGTTGGAAGCTTCGATCAGCACTGAAACGCAGACGAGATGGTGCTGTAATAATTCAAACTCTTTACAGAGGatatagagagagaaagaaatatgctGCAAAAAAAGAGCAACATTGGTACTTCAAGCTCATTTCAGAGCTTTTCTGA